aaaaaaaaactaaatggtGGGACAATTGAAAAGGGGCTGAAAATTAAAAAGAgggaaaataaatagaaaagaaaaaaaataaaacttaagcTAAAGAAAAACGCTCTCCAAGAGCAAGCGTCACTATACTATCTCACTCTTTCAAACTAGGGGCGGAAcctccgcgcaagcgcgggaTTGTTGACAATGATACATGCAATTTCTTAACAATTGGTGAGAGGCTCAGATCTTTAGAGAGAAACCGTTCCTTAGACTTAAAGCAAAAAACTTTGCGTGCAATGATATGGTGTTGCAGTAAGCAATGAATGAAATTGCACTTACCGGAGGGTCCTTATATGTTACTTCGATGTATCCATAAATGGTGAAAGATTAGTTTGgtggttttggtttttagtaTTTCTCAGCATATTGTTTGAATTATTAGTCTTTATTTATAGTTGATTAGATAATGAGTTAAGAATCTGCATTATTGTAAATTTCAGTATAATTATAACAAATTATTGGTATTTACTTGTAGTTGATTAGATGATGAGGTAAGACTATGCTTTATTGTAAATTTCAGTACAATTGTAACGCACATGTATGTCCCAACTTTTTGGGTTTTCATATTTAGTATTTCTCTTATTTTCAATTTGGTTGACTAATTCAAAGTGTAAAATCACTAcgtttatatatgattttaaattcaTATTAAATTGTCAGGTGTagtttttaatatctatttttaggAAAATGCATGTAAAGAGACAAAACGTCTAGGCGgcgtatatatatatccattCGACATTTTTACTTGGGCTATGTATATGTTATGTTGTGCAATTCGTTATCCAGCGTACTTAGTATTTCGTCAACCCTTTCTTTTTActattaaatcttaaaaattgtTCTCCTCGTGAGAGTTACTTTGCCTTTAAATTGCAAAAAGAATAAAACCtggaaataagaaaaatattgcaGAATAATATGTCAACAAAATCCTTTAATGATTATGATCACAAAATAGGTTATTAGTACATACACTGACGAAACATAAAAAGCTATGATTTTGCGGTCTCGAGTAGACAAACACAAGGCCAGAGCTCTCAATCTAAACATTGTAACTCTATTAAAACCCAAAGCCCTAAAACTCTAGAGGACCAAGAAAATAATTCACATACATGTTTCGAGCAAGTGGTGAGAAGAGAACAAACAACGTTTTTGAGTGATTCCTTCAGACATGCATGTCTGGAACCTGTAAAAGCTATTAGATGAGTTGACTTATCCTAAGAACCAAAAAAGTTCAAtggagagacttaagagagatgGAAGAGAGATATTCAGGATCACCCTAATTTGCAGAGGTATAAGGAGAAAGAAGACAACTTTTGATGATCGTCATAAATCAGATATTTTAAATAGTGTAAGAAAGTAAGCAAATGAATATGTCTCAGTGATCAACGATATCTACGGGTTGATGTAATGAAATCTTTAAGCCAAACATCAAGTAAGTTGAACAGTAAGAGAGTACAACATCGACACATACCTCCCTTGGAATTGTTGCGAGCTTCCTAGAAATTGATAAGCCTAAACAGCAATTTACTTCAGCGGAACTAGCACCTTTGGTCAAAACATCAACTTCTTCTGCATTCTCCCTTTCCTGAACCTATAATTTAAACAACAACCCCAATAATCAAAGCTAACTCAACATCATTATGTTACATTATAAGTAACTGAAAGATGATTGTGAGGAAGCCTTACCATAATGACATAGTGTACAATGGGAATAGTACAATTCTTGAGGAGGCAGAAAAAATTGGTGAAAGACCAAGAATCACAAGGAAGGAGACCAAAGAAAAAGAGGGAAACTTACATACATCGacattgaaaaaataatatttcttgttTGAATAGGATCCTTAACTCGAGTGCAAGAAGATCATTATATCCCCCTACATGACAATACACTCTGTTTTAGAGTAGGATCAGAGCATATGCAAGCAAAATGTAATGCATCCTAAGTCCAGTTACCCACTTAAAACCAGGTCCAATACTTGTAGATAGAACAACAACGATGGGAGACTCACTGCCAGTGACAAACATCAAAGTTTTCTATATGATAAAAGCAGATGTACCGATCATCCCTAAACTCATAAAACACTTTAACATGGGCATTATAGAACCAAAAGCTAAAATGAAGCAGAACTATAATGATAGCCTTGAGCTTGAGATCGTACACGAAGAGATTTCTTTTGATTGCAAAGGGAAGCACTCGAAGGCTTCACAGTTCTCACATGcgtaaaaatcaaatcaatcaaCAGCACATATGATAAGACTTTGAACTTGCAGTCATGTAGATGATTCAATTGCACAAATTCTCTTTGCAATCCGGCAACTGGTTCTGGATCCAACCCGCTTTCTCAATGAAACCTAACTCTCACACGTCGTTCCTTCCGTTTCTCACCGGAATGCTCCTATCCAAAAGCCAGTCCTCCGATTCGTCGTCTCTTCCTTCTATCTCTGTATTCAAAACCATCCTAGTCGTAACTGGCACCGCTAATGCCAATTCTTGCGGTAGAGCTCCAATCCGATGAGTAACCTCCTTTGTCGAGTTCATATTTTTAAGGAGGATTTTGAACGTCTGATTTGCACACCAAGAGACATCATCATCCATCGATATTTGGCAAGGGAGATCAAATTATATAGGGAGGCTGGGTAAGTTGAAGAGCTTGTTGTTCCATGGTTGAAAAAGGCTTTTGTGGATTCGTTTAGTGGATGAACCCTAGCTTTTTAATGGCCGACGTTAGGACTTCTAGGTAATAGAGAGGAACAGAAACACCTTTTCCACAAGCGTAGGAGAAAGAGTAAAACAAAAAGATCAGCGATTTTGGCTGGGCGATTTCTTAGATATGTTTGGATTCATATGGTGATTTGAGAAGCGTTTACGTTGAATGTAGATGATCGCTTTGAATGTGAATGGTTAGACATATAACAGCTTACGATCTGAGGTTTTACGggagaaagaaaaagatataaagtttttttttcttaaaagccgaagaaaagaaaaagataaaagaccAAAGATTACGATCTGAGGtttattagatattttttctatttttaatctaaaaagtaaattaaatatatatgatttttaaaaataaaataaaaataatatgtggatCCCACAATACGCATGTGGACAGGTTTGGGAAAGAGCAAAAACTCCTCTATTATAAATAGATTCCtatcaagaaaagaaaagtaaataCTTGActttttattctcttttttctctctGTTCTGTTTTGTTTGCCCAACATGAAAGACAGAGGAAAGAGAACAGCAACGGAGCGAAGAAGCGACGACGCTTCATTCTATTACAGCACGCCTTCCGATCTCTCTTGTCGGAAGCATCCGTCTGTTTCCGCTGTCGGAATCTGTCCGTACTGTCTCAACGACCGTTTAATTAACCTCGTATGCTCCGAATGCGGTGAACAGAGACTCTCTTCTTGCTCATGTTCCGAGGTCTCTCCTAATCCGACCTCAAACGCCGCCGGAAACGTCGTCCGGATCTCTTCTTTCATCGACGAAGAGGCGACGAAACAGAGAAAGACGACGGAGAAGAGTCGAAAAACAGAGGAAGTTGTGGTGTTCAAGAGGAGTAGTAGCAGTTGCGTTGAGATTAGTAAGAGGAAGCATCATAGATTCTCGAAGATCGGAAGGTTCTTCCGGAAGATTAATCTCATAAGTGAGAGAGCTTTGGATTATAAAAACGATGGTAAGAAACAGAGTGTTTCGAGATCAAGATCTCTGTGTAGTTTCCGCGGAGGAAACGGGTGCTTTGTCGGGTCGGAAGAAGACGGGTCGTCTTATTCCGGTGCAAGGAGCTCTTTCTCCGCCGCGAGGAGCTTGAGCGTCAATGGCGGGTTAGGGGTTTTCGATACGACGACAGAGCATCGGAAGAGCAACTTCGAAGGGAGGAAAAGCAACTTCAGCGAGACGACGGAGACTCGGAGGAGTAACTTCAGTGAATCAGAGCCGCCGCGAAGAAGCTGTTTCGAGGGGAGGAAGAGTAACTTCAATGAAACAGAGTATCCACGGAGGAGTAATTTCAGCGAAACAGAGTATACTCGGAGGGAGAATAATTATCCACAGAGGAGCAACTACGAAGCAGCAGCAAGGACGAGTGATTCGTGGGCGATGAGTTTCACGAGAAGGGTTTTATCGGCGAAAGAGAGTTACTTCAccggaggagaagaagagaatgagCCTGGTTTCATCGAGATTAAATTCGATTCCTCTGGACGAGTtgtaaacgacgtcgttttggaACACGAAGGAGGAGGGTCTTGCCGGTTAACCACGAAGGATCGAGAGGTGAGTAGGAGTCGAAGGAGCTTCAAAGGATGGAAATGGATATTcggacatcatcatcatcatgattgTGGAgattgaagaaaagaaatgaatTTTATGGGATCCAGTAAGGAACAATTGTGCTGTTTGTGTGATCCGATGTCAATCTTAGTCAGAAAACTTTgggttttttaattattttttcat
This genomic stretch from Brassica napus cultivar Da-Ae chromosome C9, Da-Ae, whole genome shotgun sequence harbors:
- the LOC106417756 gene encoding uncharacterized protein LOC106417756, with the protein product MKDRGKRTATERRSDDASFYYSTPSDLSCRKHPSVSAVGICPYCLNDRLINLVCSECGEQRLSSCSCSEVSPNPTSNAAGNVVRISSFIDEEATKQRKTTEKSRKTEEVVVFKRSSSSCVEISKRKHHRFSKIGRFFRKINLISERALDYKNDGKKQSVSRSRSLCSFRGGNGCFVGSEEDGSSYSGARSSFSAARSLSVNGGLGVFDTTTEHRKSNFEGRKSNFSETTETRRSNFSESEPPRRSCFEGRKSNFNETEYPRRSNFSETEYTRRENNYPQRSNYEAAARTSDSWAMSFTRRVLSAKESYFTGGEEENEPGFIEIKFDSSGRVVNDVVLEHEGGGSCRLTTKDREVSRSRRSFKGWKWIFGHHHHHDCGD